One genomic segment of Candidatus Polarisedimenticolaceae bacterium includes these proteins:
- a CDS encoding tetratricopeptide repeat protein has product MKTIAAIVAALTVAIAPALARSPGQASLDEGAAQYRQGQFKAALESFRRAVDLDPSLTKAWENLGWAHHRLGDDAEALRVWQNVLKLEPENVASWNAVGEVRFDREEFAAAAAAYERSLALQPGQTDVQLRLGQADEALKRLDAAEAQYAAILQSHPGFTKATIRLADLEEARGDLDASERTLRAGLSRGNDTEGQLTRRLARVLGRRGDAAFDAARFADAKADYAEAARLDPSRTVYQVNLGWAQRKAGDGTAAVASWKAALAAGAGGRSDLWRAIGDAERDAGRAEAARAAYLEASRADPGSRSALFALASLSFADGRTRDGVKSLHAMLATDGATEDDAVRAAELLIHQNAVAQAGSLFDAWPTARARLAASEGAAAYRTGDDAAAVAAYKRALQGDPRNRAALRDYGWTLWRQGDWDGVRRLWSDYAAAYPDLSEPYELMGRLELQHGDPKAAVTAAQAALARTDDTRGPNVLLTRAWLADGKYKTARELGAKLAAASPDDLAMQTLYAETLWRSLDFAASKTQWRKVIDMGGDTPRATHYWLRSLYETGDADAAVAAAEAAVAAGRATEPVMRLLAEDALVRGDTAATVRWYRELTVKYPQRIAYWTALAEADRAREERREELGTLEAGLSAHPDSPELALLRAESELALGRPKRALGHFRALEGRLGRNRSVFEGQVDALRGLGRWDEALALVRSTGPSYLDADEQAITEASILEDLGRRSEAAVRRSHVTAPPAGSVVLPILLYHGIADHPRTLNVPVDRFEAEMRALRDAGFHTITVSQLDAMLAGRTPFPERPILVTFDDARADSMRWADPVLERLHMNATMFVPTVRIADESAFNTDWPTLRRLAASGRWDFQAHGHLAHDPIAVDAEGGMAEFLVNRGWLPEAGRLETHDEYVARVETDYESCRALLAANLGSPVVAYAFPFSEMGQLHGGNDPQALGVNEAAFAKRYRYGFIQSGTGYNTLTPGERGPLLLRRFSVPRTWDAGRLMAHLAAAAPAERARLDGAEADIADARYRKAEADLRRTIEERPLTSPAAGPVLARALHEQERDLEAEQTYAQVPSGPAWGTPEPPQRKLAADIAWEAGSRTGATVEAVSDSDHRDTVALSATGRYAFDVPVALTGTAGGVEFRDKTFPSLSGGQALLDATWKGSLFGAGGWLRGRGLSDGIHTLSGQATLRATVDGQRFGVACGVTDVDTVGAIRDGVQSRGCDLAYDAIGRIWRARARLSYGSLTDGNSIVYGWADATVSLARDRRISLGGRFDAGESQTTSPLYYAPSGLVTLLGIARYGRSFPSGAGLEAEAGLGPSRDDTSSVRLVGEARVAWTQDWASRWRSELTAEYSETPNYRRAALTASFGYRF; this is encoded by the coding sequence GTGAAGACGATCGCGGCGATCGTCGCGGCGCTGACGGTCGCGATCGCGCCGGCGCTCGCGCGATCGCCGGGCCAGGCATCGCTCGACGAGGGGGCGGCGCAGTACCGCCAGGGCCAGTTCAAGGCCGCACTGGAGAGCTTCCGCCGCGCGGTCGATCTCGACCCGTCGCTCACGAAGGCCTGGGAGAACCTCGGATGGGCCCACCACCGGCTCGGCGACGACGCCGAGGCGCTCCGCGTCTGGCAAAACGTGCTCAAGCTCGAGCCGGAGAACGTCGCCTCGTGGAACGCGGTCGGCGAGGTGCGCTTCGACCGTGAGGAGTTCGCCGCCGCCGCCGCCGCTTACGAGCGCAGCCTCGCGCTCCAGCCCGGCCAGACCGACGTCCAGCTCCGGCTCGGTCAGGCCGACGAGGCGCTGAAGCGGCTCGATGCGGCGGAAGCGCAATACGCGGCGATCTTGCAGTCGCATCCGGGGTTCACCAAGGCGACGATCCGTCTCGCCGACCTCGAGGAGGCGCGCGGCGATCTCGACGCGTCGGAGCGCACCCTTCGTGCCGGTCTGTCGCGGGGCAACGACACCGAAGGGCAGCTGACGCGGCGGCTCGCCCGAGTCCTCGGGCGCCGCGGCGACGCGGCCTTCGACGCCGCGCGATTCGCGGACGCGAAGGCCGACTACGCGGAAGCGGCGAGGCTCGACCCGTCGCGCACCGTCTACCAGGTCAACCTGGGCTGGGCGCAGCGGAAGGCGGGAGACGGAACCGCGGCCGTCGCCTCGTGGAAGGCGGCGCTCGCCGCCGGGGCCGGCGGCCGCTCCGACCTGTGGCGGGCGATCGGGGACGCCGAGCGGGACGCAGGACGCGCCGAAGCCGCGCGCGCGGCCTACCTCGAGGCCTCACGGGCCGACCCGGGCTCGCGCTCCGCTCTTTTCGCGCTGGCGAGCCTCTCTTTCGCCGACGGACGTACGCGGGACGGCGTCAAATCCCTTCACGCGATGCTGGCGACCGATGGCGCGACCGAGGACGACGCCGTACGCGCGGCGGAGCTGCTCATCCACCAGAACGCGGTCGCCCAGGCAGGATCGCTGTTCGACGCCTGGCCCACCGCGCGCGCGCGGCTCGCGGCGAGCGAGGGAGCCGCGGCTTACCGGACCGGCGACGACGCGGCGGCTGTCGCCGCGTACAAGCGGGCGCTCCAGGGCGATCCCAGGAACCGGGCGGCGCTCCGCGACTACGGCTGGACGCTCTGGCGCCAAGGCGATTGGGACGGCGTGCGGCGTCTCTGGTCGGATTACGCCGCGGCCTACCCTGACCTCTCCGAGCCGTACGAGCTCATGGGCCGTCTCGAGCTGCAGCACGGCGATCCCAAGGCCGCGGTGACTGCCGCGCAGGCGGCGCTCGCCCGCACCGACGACACGCGCGGGCCGAACGTCCTCCTGACCCGGGCTTGGCTCGCGGACGGCAAATACAAGACGGCGCGCGAGCTGGGCGCGAAGCTCGCGGCCGCCTCGCCGGACGACCTTGCCATGCAAACCCTTTACGCGGAGACCCTCTGGCGGAGCCTCGACTTCGCCGCGTCGAAGACGCAGTGGCGGAAGGTCATCGACATGGGCGGCGACACCCCGCGCGCGACCCACTACTGGCTCCGCTCGCTCTACGAGACCGGCGACGCCGACGCGGCGGTCGCGGCGGCGGAGGCCGCGGTCGCGGCCGGACGCGCGACCGAGCCGGTCATGCGCCTGCTCGCCGAAGATGCGCTCGTGCGCGGCGACACGGCGGCGACCGTCCGGTGGTACCGCGAGCTGACCGTGAAGTACCCGCAGCGGATCGCGTACTGGACCGCGCTCGCGGAGGCCGATCGTGCCCGCGAGGAGCGCCGCGAGGAGCTCGGCACGCTCGAGGCCGGGCTCTCCGCCCACCCCGACTCGCCGGAGCTTGCCCTCCTTCGCGCGGAGTCGGAGCTGGCCCTGGGCCGTCCCAAGCGCGCGCTCGGGCACTTCCGCGCTCTCGAGGGGCGTCTCGGCAGGAACCGCTCCGTCTTCGAAGGCCAGGTCGACGCGCTGCGGGGGCTCGGACGCTGGGACGAAGCGCTCGCGCTCGTGCGGAGCACGGGTCCGTCGTACCTCGACGCCGACGAGCAGGCGATCACCGAGGCCTCGATCCTGGAAGACCTCGGACGCCGGAGCGAGGCGGCGGTCCGGCGGAGCCACGTGACGGCGCCGCCCGCCGGCTCGGTCGTTCTTCCGATCCTGCTCTACCACGGCATCGCCGATCACCCGAGGACGCTCAACGTCCCCGTCGACCGGTTCGAGGCGGAGATGCGGGCGCTCCGCGACGCGGGTTTCCACACGATCACCGTGAGCCAGCTCGACGCGATGCTGGCAGGCCGGACGCCCTTTCCCGAGCGGCCGATCCTCGTCACGTTCGACGACGCCCGCGCCGACTCGATGCGGTGGGCCGATCCGGTCCTCGAGCGCCTGCACATGAACGCGACGATGTTCGTTCCCACCGTGCGGATCGCCGACGAGAGCGCCTTCAACACGGATTGGCCGACGCTGAGGCGCCTGGCCGCCTCCGGCCGATGGGATTTCCAGGCGCACGGCCATCTCGCCCACGATCCGATCGCGGTCGATGCCGAAGGCGGCATGGCGGAGTTCCTCGTCAACCGGGGGTGGCTCCCGGAAGCCGGCCGGCTCGAGACCCACGACGAGTACGTCGCCCGCGTGGAGACCGACTACGAATCGTGCCGCGCGCTGCTCGCCGCGAATCTCGGGAGCCCGGTCGTGGCGTACGCCTTCCCGTTCTCGGAGATGGGACAGCTCCACGGCGGCAACGATCCGCAGGCGCTCGGCGTCAACGAGGCCGCGTTCGCGAAGCGGTACCGGTACGGTTTCATCCAGTCCGGGACCGGCTACAACACGCTGACGCCGGGCGAGAGGGGCCCGCTCCTCCTGCGGAGGTTCTCGGTGCCGCGGACGTGGGATGCCGGCAGGCTCATGGCCCACCTTGCCGCCGCGGCTCCGGCGGAGCGTGCGCGCCTCGACGGCGCCGAAGCCGACATCGCCGACGCGCGTTACCGCAAAGCGGAGGCCGACCTGCGCCGGACGATCGAAGAGCGCCCCTTGACCTCCCCCGCGGCCGGCCCGGTCCTCGCGCGGGCGCTTCACGAGCAGGAGCGCGACCTCGAGGCGGAGCAGACTTACGCGCAGGTTCCCTCTGGGCCCGCGTGGGGAACGCCGGAGCCCCCGCAGCGGAAGCTCGCCGCCGACATCGCCTGGGAGGCCGGCTCGCGGACGGGGGCGACGGTGGAAGCCGTGTCGGATTCCGACCATCGCGACACCGTCGCTCTCTCGGCGACGGGGCGGTACGCGTTCGACGTCCCGGTCGCTCTCACGGGCACGGCTGGCGGAGTCGAGTTCCGGGACAAGACGTTCCCGAGCCTGTCCGGCGGACAGGCCTTGCTCGACGCCACCTGGAAGGGGAGCCTCTTCGGGGCCGGCGGCTGGCTGCGCGGGCGAGGCTTGAGCGACGGCATCCACACGCTCTCGGGGCAGGCGACGCTGCGGGCGACTGTCGACGGCCAGCGCTTTGGCGTGGCCTGCGGGGTGACCGACGTCGACACGGTGGGCGCCATCCGCGACGGGGTCCAGTCGCGAGGCTGCGACCTCGCGTACGACGCCATCGGCCGCATCTGGCGCGCCCGGGCTCGCCTCTCGTACGGGAGCCTGACCGACGGGAACTCGATCGTGTACGGCTGGGCCGACGCGACCGTCTCGCTCGCACGGGACCGCAGGATCTCCCTGGGAGGCCGCTTCGACGCCGGCGAGTCCCAGACGACGTCGCCGCTCTACTACGCCCCGTCGGGGCTCGTCACGCTCCTGGGCATCGCGCGCTACGGCCGGTCGTTTCCGTCCGGCGCGGGCCTCGAGGCCGAAGCCGGCCTCGGCCCCTCGCGCGACGACACCAGCTCCGTGCGCCTGGTCGGGGAGGCCCGTGTCGCGTGGACGCAGGATTGGGCCTCGCGGTGGCGTTCCGAGCTGACCGCCGAATACAGCGAGACCCCGAACTACCGCCGCGCGGCGCTCACGGCGTCGTTCGGCTATCGCTTCTGA